One Bacteroidales bacterium genomic region harbors:
- the recQ gene encoding DNA helicase RecQ yields the protein MSVGAEISLKDYLKNYFGFDRFKGNQEAIIRSLLTGHDTFVVLPTGGGKSLCYQLPSMITDGTAVVISPLIALMKNQVDAMRGFSSEEGVAHFLNSSLSKTQMQKVKEDVLNKKTQLLYVAPESLTKEDNIDFLKQAKIAFYAIDEAHCISEWGHDFRPEYRKIRPMVDKIGRAPIIALTATATPKVQHDIQKNLGILDAKVFKSSFNRPNLYYEVRPKKNATKEIIKFIKNNPGKSGIVYCLSRKKVEELAETLKVNGIKALPYHAGMDSATRTNTQDQFLMEDIDVIVATIAFGMGIDKPDIRFVIHYNIPKSLEAYYQETGRAGRDDGEGKCIAFYTYKDIQKLEKFMQGKPINEQEIGKQLLLETTAYAESSVCRRRQLLHYFGEEYHEKNCQNCDNCIHPKEQFEGKSYLIKVLKAVQAVKEKFKHDHIANFLAGKATNTIKSYGHDILELFGAGQDYEPDFWKTIIRRAMVKGLLDKDIINYGLLKLSDRGREYLENPYSILIGKDHDYDYMDDNEATQEDTRKRGTVDNELLSILRDLRKKVAKENSLPPFIIFQDFSLEDMAIQYPITMDEMKNITGVGTGKAQKYGEPFINLIKDYVEEKDIIRAQDMVVKSVVNKSGLKVSIIQSIDRQMPLEDIASAKGLEMPDLLDEIESIVQSGTKLNLDYYINQVIDEEKQDDIYEYFLEEAETESVQEAIDELGEDEYSEEDIRLMRIKFFSEYGN from the coding sequence ATGAGTGTAGGAGCAGAAATTTCATTAAAAGATTATCTGAAGAATTATTTCGGGTTTGACAGGTTTAAAGGAAACCAGGAAGCAATTATTCGGAGTCTTTTAACAGGGCATGACACTTTTGTTGTCTTGCCTACAGGTGGAGGTAAATCGCTTTGTTATCAGTTGCCCTCTATGATAACCGATGGTACGGCTGTTGTCATATCTCCCCTGATTGCCTTAATGAAAAATCAGGTGGATGCCATGAGGGGATTTAGTTCGGAAGAGGGAGTTGCCCATTTTTTGAATTCCTCTTTATCCAAAACCCAAATGCAGAAGGTTAAAGAGGATGTGTTGAATAAAAAAACACAATTGTTATATGTGGCACCCGAATCGCTCACAAAAGAAGATAATATAGATTTTCTCAAGCAGGCCAAGATAGCATTTTACGCTATAGATGAGGCCCACTGTATATCCGAATGGGGCCATGATTTCAGACCGGAATATCGGAAAATCCGGCCTATGGTCGATAAAATAGGCAGGGCGCCAATTATCGCCTTGACGGCTACGGCCACACCAAAAGTACAGCACGATATTCAGAAAAACCTGGGCATACTTGATGCGAAGGTCTTTAAGTCATCCTTTAACCGGCCGAATCTGTATTATGAGGTTCGACCCAAAAAGAATGCCACCAAGGAAATTATCAAGTTCATAAAGAATAATCCCGGCAAATCGGGTATTGTTTATTGTCTGAGCAGGAAAAAAGTGGAGGAGCTGGCTGAAACGCTTAAAGTAAACGGCATAAAAGCCTTGCCTTATCATGCGGGTATGGATTCGGCAACCCGTACAAATACCCAGGATCAATTCCTTATGGAGGATATTGATGTGATCGTTGCCACCATTGCTTTTGGTATGGGTATTGACAAACCCGACATCCGGTTTGTGATTCATTACAACATACCCAAAAGCCTTGAAGCCTATTACCAGGAAACAGGACGTGCGGGAAGAGATGACGGTGAAGGAAAATGCATTGCCTTTTATACCTATAAGGATATACAGAAGCTGGAAAAATTCATGCAGGGCAAGCCCATTAATGAACAGGAGATCGGTAAGCAATTGCTTTTGGAAACCACTGCCTATGCCGAATCTTCGGTTTGCAGAAGACGTCAGTTATTGCACTACTTTGGTGAGGAATATCATGAAAAAAATTGTCAGAACTGCGATAATTGTATCCATCCCAAAGAACAATTTGAAGGCAAATCGTATCTCATAAAGGTGCTTAAAGCAGTGCAGGCCGTAAAAGAGAAGTTCAAACATGATCATATTGCCAATTTTCTGGCAGGAAAAGCTACAAATACCATCAAATCATATGGTCATGATATTCTGGAGCTCTTTGGTGCAGGACAAGACTATGAACCTGATTTTTGGAAGACCATTATCCGGAGGGCCATGGTTAAAGGGTTGCTTGATAAAGATATCATCAACTACGGGCTGCTTAAACTGAGTGACAGGGGCAGAGAATACCTGGAGAATCCTTATAGCATTCTGATCGGTAAAGATCATGATTATGATTATATGGACGACAATGAGGCAACCCAGGAAGATACAAGAAAAAGAGGAACCGTTGACAATGAGCTGTTAAGTATACTAAGGGATTTGCGTAAAAAAGTGGCTAAAGAAAATAGCCTTCCTCCTTTTATCATTTTCCAGGACTTCTCCCTGGAGGACATGGCCATCCAGTACCCCATTACTATGGATGAAATGAAGAACATAACCGGGGTTGGCACAGGAAAGGCACAAAAATACGGAGAACCCTTCATCAACCTGATAAAGGACTATGTAGAGGAAAAAGACATTATAAGAGCCCAGGATATGGTTGTCAAATCTGTGGTCAATAAATCCGGGCTTAAGGTCTCCATCATCCAAAGCATAGACAGGCAAATGCCCCTTGAAGATATTGCCAGTGCCAAAGGGCTGGAAATGCCCGATCTTTTGGACGAAATAGAATCCATTGTTCAGTCCGGAACCAAGCTGAATCTTGATTATTACATCAATCAGGTGATCGACGAGGAAAAACAGGATGATATTTACGAATATTTTCTGGAAGAAGCGGAAACTGAATCCGTTCAGGAAGCCATAGATGAACTTGGAGAAGATGAATATTCAGAGGAAGATATTCGTTTGATGAGAATTAAATTCTTCTCGGAATATGGTAATTAA
- a CDS encoding ATP-binding cassette domain-containing protein, with amino-acid sequence MASDSILEIRNLTKNYGRLRALNGLNLHVRQGEIYGLLGPNGSGKTTTLSIVMGILKETAGDCYWFDRKPGYRSRLRIGSLIEDPHFYPYLTLYDNLRIITWIKELPESQINYSLGMTGLLKRKYSRFRTLSSGLKQRLSIAAVLLGNPEVMVLDEPTKSLDPEGFSDLRDIIQKEAEKGKTIILSSHILDEVEKVCTHVGILKSGELVTQGKVEDILSGKEVVFISSEDTGKTARLLDQCPFIEKYEKQDSKEYKLLLNKKGSPAELNKYFFDQGIVLSKLVKQKNTLESEFLQLMK; translated from the coding sequence ATGGCTTCTGATTCAATACTGGAAATCCGCAACCTTACCAAGAATTATGGTAGGCTGAGAGCCCTTAACGGTTTGAATCTGCACGTCAGACAAGGGGAAATTTATGGTTTGCTGGGCCCCAACGGTAGCGGTAAAACGACTACCCTGAGTATCGTGATGGGTATTTTGAAGGAAACAGCCGGCGATTGCTATTGGTTCGACCGGAAACCCGGTTACCGGTCGCGGCTGAGGATAGGCAGTTTGATTGAAGATCCCCATTTTTATCCCTATTTAACCCTTTACGATAATCTGAGAATTATAACCTGGATAAAAGAGCTACCGGAGTCTCAGATCAACTATTCACTTGGTATGACCGGCCTTCTGAAACGTAAATATTCCAGATTCAGAACACTTTCTTCGGGTCTTAAACAGCGGCTGTCCATCGCGGCCGTTCTTTTGGGAAATCCTGAAGTGATGGTTCTGGATGAACCCACCAAAAGTCTGGATCCCGAAGGGTTCTCTGATTTGAGGGATATTATACAGAAAGAAGCGGAAAAGGGAAAAACCATTATTTTATCCAGTCACATTTTGGATGAAGTGGAAAAAGTGTGTACCCATGTGGGTATTTTAAAGTCAGGAGAGCTTGTTACACAAGGAAAAGTTGAGGATATTCTCAGCGGCAAGGAGGTTGTGTTCATTTCCAGCGAAGATACCGGAAAAACTGCCCGTCTTCTTGACCAATGCCCGTTTATAGAGAAATATGAAAAGCAGGATAGCAAGGAATATAAATTGCTTTTGAATAAGAAAGGATCTCCCGCAGAGCTCAATAAATACTTTTTTGATCAGGGAATCGTACTTTCAAAACTGGTAAAACAAAAGAATACCCTGGAATCGGAATTTTTACAACTGATGAAATAA
- a CDS encoding ABC transporter permease subunit has protein sequence MEGEQNQSISGQKQLSPGKLAWRRFHRNTFSMAGLIFLIFMFVVAFLGYLITPDSTPNANNQEIALTTKKPGFSVTMVKIRRNEKTQEKNFPEMMFTGKTSLYRMVPVNKLYFENGRLFLEEYSEHAEDEKFISEYHPVDVVFPVASDSSITYTQGTYHFTDIQGRQRQISRKELKEQIQENQVVQKKFHLGTDRFGRDLLSRLIIGARISLSVGFISVFISLLIGLTLGSIAGYFRGKADDLIMWLINVVWSIPTLLMVIAITLVLGKGFWQIFIAVGLTMWVEVARVVRGQIISIREKEFVEAARAMGFNSARIILRHILPNVINPVIIISAANFATAILIEAGLSFLGIGVQPPVPSWGTMIKQHYGYILVDLGYLAILPGLAIMLTVLSFTLIGNGLRDAFDTKTSIRIT, from the coding sequence ATGGAAGGAGAGCAAAACCAGTCAATATCCGGGCAAAAACAGCTATCCCCGGGCAAACTGGCATGGAGAAGATTCCACCGCAATACATTTTCCATGGCAGGCCTAATATTCCTAATCTTCATGTTTGTAGTAGCATTCCTGGGTTATTTGATCACACCCGATTCCACCCCCAATGCCAACAATCAGGAGATTGCCCTCACCACAAAAAAGCCTGGGTTTTCCGTTACAATGGTTAAAATCAGGCGTAATGAAAAAACTCAGGAAAAGAACTTTCCGGAAATGATGTTCACAGGGAAAACAAGCCTCTACCGGATGGTGCCGGTCAATAAATTGTATTTTGAAAACGGCAGGCTCTTTCTCGAGGAATATTCAGAACACGCAGAAGATGAAAAATTTATCAGTGAATACCATCCGGTGGATGTTGTTTTTCCGGTAGCATCCGATAGTTCTATAACTTATACGCAGGGGACTTATCATTTTACCGATATTCAGGGAAGACAGCGCCAAATATCCCGGAAAGAATTAAAAGAGCAAATTCAGGAAAATCAGGTGGTTCAAAAGAAATTTCATCTGGGTACGGACCGTTTCGGCAGGGATCTTTTAAGCAGGCTGATCATAGGGGCAAGAATATCTTTGTCTGTTGGCTTCATCTCGGTATTTATCTCCTTGTTGATCGGTCTTACTCTGGGTTCAATTGCCGGATATTTCCGGGGTAAAGCGGATGATCTCATCATGTGGCTGATTAATGTGGTATGGTCTATTCCCACCCTTTTAATGGTTATTGCCATCACACTGGTATTAGGAAAAGGATTCTGGCAAATATTTATCGCTGTCGGATTAACCATGTGGGTTGAGGTGGCGAGAGTAGTCAGAGGCCAGATCATTTCCATCCGCGAGAAAGAATTTGTTGAAGCCGCACGTGCTATGGGATTCAATTCAGCCCGTATCATTCTCCGCCACATATTGCCCAATGTGATCAATCCGGTGATCATCATCTCAGCGGCCAATTTCGCTACTGCCATTTTGATTGAAGCAGGTCTGAGCTTCCTGGGCATTGGGGTTCAGCCACCGGTGCCCTCATGGGGAACCATGATCAAGCAACATTACGGATACATCCTGGTAGATCTTGGATACCTCGCCATTCTCCCGGGACTGGCCATCATGCTTACAGTATTATCGTTCACATTAATTGGCAATGGATTAAGAGATGCTTTCGATACAAAAACTTCAATTAGAATAACCTGA
- a CDS encoding glycosyltransferase: MESIAAVVFFVYGLCILSLSYGWLKLKRQPILHASLTPRTRVSVVVAIRNEEKNINLLLKHLSVQRYPRHLYEIILADDHSSDGTLSVINKWIQESDLYIRVVHNAARDTGKKAALRNGINKATGTLILTTDADCTMNECWIISMVSFYEKENPRMILGPVLYRTPGNKVFGHFQALEFISLQATSAGSASLNRPLFCNAANMAFSRKIYNELRDPLSSKTVSGDDTLFLLAIKKKHPGTIRFNKNPHAVVETLPEKNFTDFWNQRKRWVSKSKYYRDFDILFVSVLVFVTNLLISTGAVMMFFNPLFVNYVAVLFLLKLLIDSCLLFPFILYYRKHHLLLSYLPSQLVYPFYITATALGGRLLGFEWKNRSYHVN, from the coding sequence ATGGAATCTATAGCCGCTGTTGTTTTTTTTGTTTATGGCCTTTGCATACTGAGTCTGAGTTATGGCTGGCTTAAATTAAAACGACAACCTATACTCCATGCTTCATTAACTCCCCGTACCCGGGTATCTGTAGTTGTTGCCATAAGGAATGAAGAAAAAAACATCAATTTGCTGCTCAAGCATCTCTCCGTTCAGAGATACCCCCGGCACCTTTATGAGATCATCCTGGCCGATGACCATTCCAGCGATGGAACATTATCTGTCATCAACAAATGGATACAGGAATCGGATTTATACATTCGGGTTGTACATAATGCTGCCCGGGATACCGGTAAAAAAGCCGCACTGAGGAATGGGATCAATAAGGCAACCGGAACATTGATTTTGACAACTGACGCAGACTGCACCATGAATGAATGCTGGATCATTTCAATGGTATCTTTCTATGAAAAGGAAAATCCCCGGATGATATTGGGTCCCGTACTCTACAGAACCCCTGGGAACAAAGTTTTCGGGCATTTTCAGGCCCTGGAATTCATCAGTCTGCAGGCCACTTCAGCCGGCTCAGCATCACTAAACCGTCCCCTTTTCTGCAATGCAGCCAACATGGCCTTCAGCCGAAAAATATATAATGAGCTCCGGGATCCATTATCCTCAAAAACCGTTTCAGGAGACGATACCCTATTTCTTCTCGCCATTAAAAAAAAGCATCCGGGAACAATCCGTTTCAACAAGAACCCCCATGCGGTTGTGGAGACTTTACCGGAAAAAAATTTTACGGACTTTTGGAACCAGCGCAAACGGTGGGTATCAAAAAGCAAATATTACAGGGATTTTGATATCCTATTTGTATCCGTTCTGGTTTTTGTAACCAATCTGCTCATTAGCACAGGTGCTGTGATGATGTTTTTTAATCCGTTATTTGTGAATTATGTCGCTGTACTCTTTCTGCTGAAGCTCCTTATAGATTCGTGCCTTCTGTTTCCGTTCATCCTATACTATAGGAAACATCATTTATTGCTGAGCTATCTGCCATCGCAACTGGTATACCCGTTTTATATAACAGCTACGGCACTGGGAGGAAGGCTACTGGGATTTGAATGGAAAAATCGTTCTTATCATGTAAATTGA
- a CDS encoding bifunctional nuclease family protein encodes MDKIKLNVLGISYSQTQTGAYALVLTEEEGERRIPIIIGGFEAQSIAIQLEGLKPPRPLTHDLFHNFALTFEINLREIIIYKLEEGVFYSKLICNNGGEDVTIDARTSDAVALALRFEAPIYTTEEILSKSGIVIDLEQEKGAGEVKSEKKTKKTTKGASQKYKDMDMEELESLLEEAVKNEEYEKASAIRDEINRRKKQ; translated from the coding sequence ATGGACAAGATTAAATTAAACGTACTGGGAATTTCATACAGCCAGACTCAAACGGGAGCATATGCTTTGGTATTGACCGAGGAAGAAGGTGAAAGAAGAATTCCCATTATTATTGGCGGCTTCGAGGCCCAGTCAATAGCAATTCAACTGGAAGGATTGAAACCACCCAGACCGCTCACCCATGATCTGTTTCACAATTTTGCTCTGACGTTCGAAATTAATTTGAGGGAGATCATCATCTATAAACTGGAGGAAGGCGTATTCTATTCCAAATTGATTTGCAACAATGGTGGGGAGGACGTAACCATCGATGCCCGTACTTCGGATGCAGTTGCTTTGGCTCTTCGGTTTGAGGCTCCTATATATACCACAGAGGAAATTCTTTCCAAATCCGGTATTGTTATTGACCTGGAACAGGAGAAAGGTGCCGGTGAGGTAAAGAGCGAGAAGAAAACCAAAAAGACTACCAAAGGTGCATCCCAGAAATACAAGGATATGGATATGGAAGAACTGGAAAGCCTTCTTGAAGAAGCCGTAAAAAATGAGGAGTATGAAAAAGCTTCCGCCATTCGCGATGAGATCAACCGGAGAAAAAAA